The following proteins are encoded in a genomic region of Channa argus isolate prfri chromosome 3, Channa argus male v1.0, whole genome shotgun sequence:
- the adcy9 gene encoding adenylate cyclase type 9 isoform X1 — protein MATLQHHRQLLMRGTEVSCDSSRDGAVTVRITNNTPHAHQRESVSASNSGAEGGGAGAYGAASKVNPNIHKYSISSSCSSADSRPAVTSSSRLHRKAPPLFERSAAQCWDPKFDSPILEEACQERCFPQTQRRFRFVLFYLAVAAALWGVYFGVNSGRCNLMSFLVPTASFLVLLVLLFLFTFTQPYTRLYNQTSLLLIAVTFGITLAPQVQTAGYTVLESANDGNASYILPDNVAPPCISPVGTFTLCMEVLLLLYSVLHVRLYASVLLGLLYSILFETLGWLPLLQRSYDTTRWGTGFVGSGSDWEGDTLSWMVPAKALLHLCAHVIGIHLFIMSEVRSRSTFLKVGQAIMHGKDLQVEKALKERMIHSVMPRRVADELMKQGDDEGSGENSGKRYSSGACSASAVSVGGGGSSGGPQAQSAASPKNHPHSNHKRKKTSIPRAQIIFRPFNMKRMEPVSILFADIVGFTKMSANKSAPALVGLLNDLFGRFDRLCELTCCEKISTLGDCYYCVAGCPEPRRDHAYCCVEMGLGMIQAIEQFCQETCETVSMRVGVHTGTVLCGILGIKRFKFDVWSNDVNLANLMEQLGVAGKVHLSEATAQFLDDRYQREDGRVAERAGQSVVEKLKGLKTYLISGRKWELEEQYGCSQMRLPGEDFVGVSMSSCPQPCTPDLISGGAQTAEPLLPHHPLDRTGVRVKPRCVAHSVLLSSGAEQGDDVAVLNGCQEEHKTSSAKVIPSHTLRAANGLLSPPLDEPVHASQSSLCDMLQEKEKKTSTSTGTGTSLGMACGSGAAGKGMDHSALIQLRAKNFRQKSDAHFVDVIREDSLMKDYFFKPPINKISLNFLERPLEKAYRSSYKEEIKNPVQVQTFASSTFSSFLDVVLSCFVFLALTLACFLPPLVSRATIGLPAAAALVLAPLAGLLELASLVLSIRMAFYLERVSCTRSLLSVFSGWVPRHVIGAVLVSLPAISVLSHLTCSVHLPLQVTMFLCCATTLAIIQYCNFCQLSFWMRSVLATATGIALLLLLYSPLHSSGNSSFTVHGSNISTLGHGGSESGPNPPLQLLDFLVQEAVLAFFLLLLLVWFLNREFEVSYRLHYHGNVEADKHRSNIQMMRDQAEWLLGNIIPIHVADQLKVTQSYSKNHDSVGVIFASIVNFSEFYEESYEGGKECYRVLNELIGDFDELLRKTEFKSVEKIKTIGATYMAASGLNVQQLAENDDDSPHAHLRALFNFALEMMGVLDDFNKNMLGFGFKLRIGFNHGPLTAGVIGTTKLLYDIWGDTVNIASRMDSTGVECRVQVSEESHAVLSAMGLEFDYRGTVNVKGKGQMRTFLYPKSGENICQDHTEQFVGIGPSFVESTNNKTSQSIAQAAVPPPSFSSPPPFSFLSTNPSQLQSGLRPQGVVPEPLPKAREEGYRDAPHLQEQSPASHIHTPPCSELGQEPSPAQVLSQVQPVLLALEEEEDEEEEPNEITKLNEEFYSRL, from the exons ATGGCCACTCTGCAACATCATCGGCAGCTTCTCATGCGTGGAACGGAAGTGAGCTGCGACTCTAGCCGGGATGGCGCCGTGACTGTGCGGATTACCAACAACACGCCACACGCACATCAACGTGAGTCAGTGAGCGCTTCCAACAGTGGAGCCGagggaggaggagctggagcctATGGCGCTGCAAGTAAAGTGAACCCTAACATTCACAAATATAGTATCTCCtccagctgcagctcagcagaCTCCAGACCAGCTGTGACCTCCTCTTCGAGGTTGCATAGGAAGGCACCACCGTTGTTTGAACGCTCTGCTGCCCAGTGCTGGGACCCCAAGTTTGACTCCCCCATTCTGGAAGAGGCATGCCAAGAGAGATGCTTTCCTCAGACACAGCGACGCTTCCGTTTTGTCCTCTTCTACCTTGCAGTGGCAGCTGCACTCTGGGGGGTGTACTTTGGGGTCAATAGTGGCCGCTGCAACCTAATGAGCTTCCTTGTTCCCACGGCTTCCTTTTTGGTCCTTTTAGTGCTGCTCTTTTTGTTCACCTTCACCCAGCCTTACACACGGCTATATAACCAAACCTCCTTGCTTCTGATAGCCGTCACCTTTGGCATTACCTTAGCTCCACAGGTTCAGACTGCTGGTTACACTGTGCTGGAGTCTGCAAATGATGGTAATGCTTCATATATCTTACCAGACAATGTAGCACCACCTTGCATCTCCCCTGTAGGCACATTTACCTTGTGCATGGAGGTTCTTTTGTTATTATACAGTGTTCTCCATGTCCGTCTGTATGCTTCAGTGTTGCTGGGACTTCTGTATTCTATATTATTTGAGACATTAGGGTGGCTACCATTGCTTCAAAGAAGTTATGACACTACCAGATGGGGGACAGGCTTTGTGGGTTCAGGTTCTGATTGGGAAGGAGACACCCTCAGCTGGATGGTTCCAGCCAAAGCTCTGCTACACTTGTGTGCGCATGTCATTGGCATCCACCTGTTCATCATGTCAGAGGTGCGTTCTCGCAGCACCTTCCTCAAAGTGGGCCAAGCTATTATGCATGGCAAAGACTTACAGGTGGAGAAGGCCTTGAAGGAACGTATGATCCACTCAGTCATGCCACGGCGGGTTGCAGATGAATTGATGAAGCAAGGTGATGATGAGGGCAGTGGTGAGAACTCTGGCAAGCGCTATTCCTCTGGTGCTTGCTCTGCCTCAGCTGTCTCAGTAGGTGGCGGAGGAAGCAGTGGAGGGCCACAAGCCCAAAGTGCCGCAAGCCCCAAGAATCACCCTCACAGCAATCACAAACGCAAGAAGACCTCCATCCCACGTGCACAAATAATTTTTAGACCATTCAACATGAAACGCATGGAGCCTGTCAGCATCCTCTTTGCAGACATTGTAGGTTTCACTAAAATGTCTGCAAATAAATCAGCACCAGCCTTGGTGGGCCTTCTCAATGACCTGTTTGGACGTTTTGACAGACTCTGTGAACTAACCTGTTGTGAGAAGATCAGCACTTTGGGAGATTGCTATTATTGTGTAGCAGGCTGCCCTGAGCCCAGACGGGACCATGCTTACTGTTGTGTAGAGATGGGCCTGGGCATGATCCAAGCTATCGAGCAGTTCTGCCAGGAGACGTGTGAGACCGTTAGTATGCGTGTTGGTGTCCATACAGGCACAGTTCTGTGTGGGATCCTGGGAATTAAGCGCTTCAAGTTTGATGTATGGTCAAATGACGTCAATCTGGCTAATTTGATGGAGCAGCTGGGTGTGGCGGGCAAGGTCCATCTATCAGAAGCCACTGCCCAATTCCTCGATGACCGTTACCAAAGAGAGGATGGACGGGTGGCAGAGAGAGCAGGGCAGAGCGTGGTGGAGAAACTAAAGG gGTTGAAGACCTACCTGATCTCAGGGAGGAAATGGGAGCTTGAAGAGCAGTATGGCTGTTCTCAGATGCGACTACCAGGTGAGGATTTTGTAGGGGTCAGCATGTCCTCCTGCCCTCAGCCCTGCACACCAGACCTCATCTCTGGAGGAGCGCAGACTGCTGAACCCTTGTTGCCCCATCACCCACTAGACAGAACTGGGGTAAGAGTAAAG CCTCGCTGTGTAGCTCACAGTGTGCTCCTGTCTTCGGGGGCAGAACAGGGTGATGACGTGGCTGTGCTGAATGGCTGTCAGGAAGAGCACAAGACCAGCAGCGCCAAG GTCATCCCAAGTCACACCCTCAGGGCGGCCAATGGTCTCCTGAGTCCACCACTTGATGAACCAGTGCATGCCAGCCAAAGCTCCTTGTGTGACATGCtccaggagaaagagaagaaaactaGCACTAGCACAGGAACAGGCACTAGTCTAGGCATGGCGTGTGGCTCAGGGGCAGCGGGAAAAGGAATGGACCACTCTGCCCTGATCCAGCTGCGTGCCAAGAACTTCAGACAAAAGAGTGATGCCCACTTTGTGGATGTTATCAGAGAGGACAG TCTGATGAAGGACTATTTTTTTAAGCCACCTATCAACAAGATAAGCCTCAATTTTCTAGAAAGACCTCTGGAAAAGGCCTATCGTAGCAGCTACAAGGaggag ATAAAAAACCCAGTCCAAGTTCAGACATTTGCAAGCTCCACCTTCAGCTCCTTCTTGGATGTTGTCCTCAGCTGTTTTGTCTTCCTGGCATTGACTCTGGCTTGCTTCCTTCCACCTCTGGTGAGCCGGGCAACTATAGgccttccagctgcagcagccctGGTCCTGGCCCCCCTGGCTGGTCTTTTGGAGTTGGCCTCTCTGGTGCTGTCCATACG TATGGCCTTCTATCTGGAGAGGGTGAGCTGTACTCGCTCCTTGCTCAGTGTGTTCTCTGGCTGGGTCCCCCGTCACGTGATTGGAGCCGTATTAGTTTCTCTCCCTGCCATCTCTGTCCTGTCCCACCTTACTTGCAGTGTTCACTTGCCCCTTCAG GTGACTATGTTCCTGTGCTGCGCCACCACCCTGGCCATCATCCAGTATTGTAACTTCTGTCAGCTGAGTTTTTGGATGCGCTCCGTCCTTGCCACTGCTACAGGAATtgcactgctgctgttgctgtacAGCCCCTTACACAG CTCTGGTAATAGCAGCTTTACAGTCCATGG ATCAAACATCTCCACACTGGGTCATGGTGGTTCAGAATCAGGCCCAAACCCCCCCTTACAACTTCTTGACTTTTTGGTCCAGGAGGCTGTTCTGGCCTTCTTCTTGCTTCTTCTCCTGGTCTGGTTTCTTAATCGTGAGTTTGAAGTCAGCTACCGTCTTCATTACCATGGCAATGTGGAAGCTGACAAACATCGCTCCAATATCCAGATGATGCGAGATCAGGCTGAGTGGTTACTGGGCAACATCATCCCAATACATGTTGCTGACCAGCtcaag GTGACCCAGAGCTACTCAAAGAACCATGACAGTGTGGGTGTCATCTTTGCCAGTATTGTAAACTTCAGTGAATTCTATGAAGAAAGCTACGAGGGTGGAAAAGAGTGCTACCGTGTCCTTAATGAGCTAATTGGAGACTTTGATGAGCTCCTTCGCAAAACTGAATTCAAAAGTGTGGAAAAAATCAAGACAATTGGTGCTACCTACATGGCAGCATCAGGACTGAATGTCCAGCAGTTGGCTGAGAATGATGATGACTCTCCACATGCTCACCTGCGGGCACTTTTCAACTTTGCTTTGGAGATGATGGGGGTCCTGGATGACTTCAACAAGAACATGCTAGGTTTTGGTTTCAAGCTTCGTATTGGATTTAACCATGGGCCACTTACTGCAGGTGTAATTGGCACCACTAAGCTGCTCTATGACATCTGGGGAGATACGGTTAACATTGCTAGTCGTATGGACTCCACTGGTGTGGAGTGTCGGGTGCAGGTGAGCGAGGAAAGCCACGCTGTGCTCAGCGCCATGGGTTTAGAGTTTGACTATAGAGGTACAGTGAATGTAAAGGGCAAAGGTCAAATGAGGACCTTTCTGTACCCTAAAAGTGGGGAAAATATATGTCAAGATCACACTGAGCAGTTTGTTGGAATTGGACCCTCGTTTGTGGAatcaacaaacaataaaacatcacaatCTATTGCACAGGCAGCAGTTCCGCCCCCCTCCttttcctcccctcctcctttctcctttctttccaCAAACCCTTCTCAACTCCAAAGTGGTCTACGGCCTCAAGGTGTAGTGCCTGAGCCCCTCCCAAAAGCAAGGGAGGAAGGATATAGGGACGCTCCACACCTCCAAGAGCAGTCCCCTgcctcacacattcacaccccTCCATGCTCTGAACTAGGCCAAGAACCTAGTCCTGCACAAGTCCTCTCCCAAGTGCAGCCTGTTTTACTCGCActtgaagaagaggaggatgaagaagaagagcCCAATGAGATAACAAAACTCAATGAGGAGTTTTATTCTCGTCTCTga